CCCTCGAAAAGGCAAATAGCATGATATTTagacatgtgaagtcatgcaaaaatatttccattttagccctgtggcaaaagaaaacaaaaacaagaaaaaaaaagttttcaaaagtttGCTTCATTCTGCACTTAGTTCATCATTTctgtctctggaggtagatagcattttttgtcatgaatcctttagaattgtcttagattattgcattgatcagagaaGCTAAATCTTTatcagttgatcatccttacgaTATTGCTTTTATTGCGTATGATGTCCTTtgggttcttctcacttcactttgcattaattcatctatatcttcccaagtttttctgaatccatccactttgtcatttcttacagcacaatagtattccatcacaattgtatattataacttgttcagccatttcccaattgatgggcattcttttaatttctaattctttgccaccacaaaaatatttttgtaataggTCCTTTTCATCtatttgggatatagaactactagtggtattgctaagtcaaagggtatgcacagttttatagccctttgggtgtagttccaaaaTCTTCTCCAGAGTGGTTAGACTAGTTTATAACTCCACCAATAGTCCATTACtatcccagtttttccacattccctctagcatttgtcattttccttttctgtcttgtcAGCCAATCagatctgataagtgtgaggtagtacctcaaaagtttttttattttcatttctctaatgagtAGTGTGATTGGGAACATTTCTTCATGTGATTactgatagctttaatttcttctctgaaatttgcctgtttatatcctttaatcattttttttttttacccttaactttctgtctattggttcataggtggaagattggtaagggtgggcaatgggagtcaagtgacttgcccagggtcacacagctgggaagtgtctgaggccggatttgaacctaggacctcccgtctctaggcctgactctcaatccactgagctacccagctgcccctcctttaatcattttttaattggGCAACAggtcatatttttataaatttggctcatttccctgtatatttgaggaatgaagcttttatcagagaaacttattgtaaaaattttttctcccagtttcctgttttctcttcattttggatgcattagttttatttgtgcaaaaccattttaatttcatgtaatcaaaatgatccattttactgCCCGTGatcctctttatctcttgtttgggcacaaattcttcccctatccatagaTCTGGCAGATAGATTTTTCTATGTTCTCCTAACTTActtgtctaaatcatttatccattttgaccttatcttagtatagAGTCTAAGATGTTGGTCTCTGCCTACTTTCTTCCAAACTCCAAAttttccagaaatttttgtcaaatagcaagttcttaCCCCAAAAACATGaatctttgggttcatcaaatactagattactgtGGTCACttattactgtgtattgtgtCCATAATCTACCTCTTTGATCTAccaatctatttcttagccagtagcagattGTTTTCACAGTTACCCCTTTGAAATATAATATGAAATCTGGGACTCTAGGCTGCCTTCCTgaactttttttctccattaattttcccttaatattcttgaccttttgttctggatgaattttgttactgTCTTTTACCagctctgtaaaataataattttgatagtttgattggttcagcactgaataagtaaattaacttaggtaagagagtcatttttattatactggctcAACCTATCCaagaataattgatttttcttcaattctttatatctttttttgcttgttggaagagtattttgtaattgtgttcatatagtccccgagtttgtcttggcaaatagactctcaagtattttatattgtctgcaattatttcaaatagaatttctttttatatctcttgctactggattttgttggtaataaaaagaaatgtcgatttatatagggttttttttctatcttgcaattttgctaaagttattcattgtttcaagtagttttttagttgattttctagtgttctctaagtatgccatcaGATCTACAAAGggtgataattttatttcctcattgcctaatttTATTCctctagtttctttttcttatcttattgctacAGTTAGCCATTCTAATTCAATGTagaataatggtgataatggacatctttgcttgACCCttagtcttattggaaaggcttctaagtAATCCCTATTACAGATGTAATGCTTGCTCTTTGTTTTAGATAGAAAGACTATTGATTCCTATGCTTTatagtgttttttaataggaatgtatgtagaattttgtcaaaagccttttctgcatctattgatagaattacattatttttgttgtcattgttactAATATGGTCAATTACACTGATAGTTTTCCTTAATTTTTGAACTAGCACTGcagtcctggtataaatcccacctggtgtatgatctttgtgttatattcctataatttccttgttaggttgtttgtttgttttaagttttTGTATGACTATTCATTAATGGAATTggtatttttctgttctttgcttgattcttgactttgaatttatgttaaagttggactccATTCTCACTCTGGGGTGGAGGTAGTAAGGAAACAAGTGTCCTAAGCTTTAGATTTTTTCGCACTACTGTTTTCTGAGCTAGTTCTTGGAGTTTGaaagttttcagtgcttctgAGATACCATGATCTGGGAAAGGGTATGGTCACTGCTCTCCAGGTCTGTACTCTGGTCCTTACCCAGGAAAGGGCCTCTGATGTTTTGGGATTGCAAACCATACTGTTCCTCAAGGTCCCTGATCCCTTGTGACAAAAAGTGATACCATTCTTTCAggctccttcttcctctttatgGAAAGTATTCTCCACCTTTGATCTGTGACCCAGAAATGAATATGGGCAATGGATTTGCCAAACGGCTTTCTGTCTTGTGTCCAGTGCTAGCCCAGTAGTCACCTGTAATCTCTCTTTCACCAGTTTCCAGGTCCCCCTTACCATCCCTAAATAAGAGCTCCCAAAACTGCTGCCGCTGCTAGTCCTACCACTAGTATTACATCCATGTAGGCTGTAGGCCAGCCTCTACCCCTGTGTCACATATCTCCTTCTGACTCCCTAGGCTCTCTTGGACTAAAAGAATGTCTTGCCTTAACCTTTTGTTGCCTCTACCACTACAGATTTCTATTTGAGGTAGTATTTGGACAGGTCAGTTGAATGCTTCTGCTAATCTGCTCCCTTGGACTagttttgatttttctatttcccATTATTAGActtaagtctttttaaaaaaacttacattAGGCATCTTAGAGTTTTGGCAGTTCAAGAACATATCTCCtctctataattttatttctatgaaaATTACTGTCCCTACCATCATGTTTTTTCCTAAGGTACTACTGCCTTTCAATTTTCACtgtgatatttataatttctcttgcattttcagtttttttttaatgtgtggaGCATGGTTCAGCTGGTAGAACATAACCTCAGCTGGATGGAACTTAGCTACTTTAGTTTTAATAAGTCCTAATAAGCTTTTAAAAACTGGGAGGGTAGAGATACAATTTAGGAATGAGGAAGTTCTGGAAttaaattttaactatttttaaatgaactgaaTGAGAAATCCTAATAAACAGAGAATAAATGAAGCCCTACACAAGCTTAtttaattatacatattttatacaacTCCATTATACTTATTAATCTTTCTAGGTCATTTTCCATGAAGATAGCCACAAGttctattaaaatgtattttaaatgaaGCATAATCCTATAAGGActttgttgtttttatatttttttcagttgaatatgAGTTATCTGAGAAGGCCATAAAGAGCCTACCACAGCACCAATCTGACACTGAAAATGTCATCAAGGAGAATGCCACTGAGGGGCATTCAGAGGCGTCTCGGGGTGTTTCTTCCTCAGACTTGAATATGGAGCCATGGGACACAGACATGCATGCCAGCTCATTACTACCTGAGATCACCAGTGTATTGCCTAACACAGACAGCATGAACATAGAAAAGGCTGAACTCTGTGATAAAAGCAAAAGGCCTGGTTTAGCAAGGAGCCAGATCAGGCAGATTGAGAGTAAGGAAAAATGTAGTGCTGGGAAGACCCCAGATGCAGAGGAGCCACATGAGCTGAATGCCCATCATCTGTATGAGAGGCAAGAACTAGAGGAGCAGCCAGAGTGCCCCAAGTACCCCAGAAGAAATCCTCAAAACTGCTTGTCAGGAACCAAACTGAAAAGCAGTATTCAGAAAGTTAATGACTGGTTATCCAGAAGTAATGACATTTTAGCCTCTGACTACTCCTCTGTTAAGATCCATGAACAGAATGCAGAGACAGCTAGTGTCTTAGAAGATGGGCATCCAGATATTACAGATGGAAATTCTAGTATTTCTGGGAAAACTGACTTGGTGGCTGACTCTACTGATGGTGCCTGGCTACATATGTCTGAAAGAAGCTGCCCCAAGCAGGCAGAGAGCAACAATATTGAAgacaaaatatttgggaaaaccTACCATAGAAAATCAGTTCACACTAATTTGAATTATGTAACTGAAAACTTGGTTGTTGGAGCTGTTGCTTCTGATTCTTTGATCCCTTCAGAGCCTGTCAAAAAAACCAGGTTAAAGCGTAAGAGAAAGACCATCTCTGGCCTACAGCCTGAAGATTTCATCAAGAAGACACACACTGAATTTATTCACAAATcctctgaaaagaaaattcatgcTGTTGACCAAATTCTAGAACAAGAACAAAATGGCCAAGTGATGAACACGGTTAATGGTCATCCCGAACAGAAAGCATTAGTAGATGGTCATGTAGAGGAAGTGAAAGATGCTCTGGCATCAGAACTGCTCTCTGTGGAGAAAGAATCCACTTTCAGAACTGGAACAGACTCCACAGCTGGCAGCACAAACTACGGGGGACTCAAATTAAATGGTAGAGAtgccaaaatgacaaaaaaggacaAGCTGAGGAAGAAGCCTTCAGCCAGGATTGTCTGTGAGCTTGAGCTCGTAGTTGATAAAAACCCAAGCTCTTCTAATGAGACTGAACTACAGATCGATAGCTATCCCAGTAgtgaagagataaggaaggaaaataattctgAACAGAAGCAAATCAGACGCAGCAGAAGGCTTCAGCTGCTGTCAGAAGAAATTGCAATGGCAACCAACAAGGCCTATGAGCCAGATGAACAAGCAGAAAAAAGTTGTGTCAATGAAGTTTTCCCAGATCTAAAAATGGGAAATACACCTGTCTGTGCTACTACTGTCAGTCTCACTACTGATAGTGATCAAATGTTAGCTAGCTGCAGTgtcactgaagaaggaaatgaaaagagccTGGAAGCAATCCAAAGCAGCAGAGACCAAGAGGATCTAGCAGTAAGTGGAGGGGAAGGATCACAAGGCCAAAGAGCCAAAGGAAACCTGGAGATCTTGGAGGTTCCTGATACTGATTGGGACACTCAGGACAGTACCTCATTGTTTACAGCTAATACTCCACAAAATTCAAAAGCAGGACCCAGTCCTCACAGAAGTCAATGTGAAGTAATGGAAACCCCCAAGGAACTCTTAGATGGTTGTTCATCTGAAAACACTGGAAGCACCACAGAAGATTTGAGGAGCCTGATAAGACAGGGAGTTAAAAATGCCTCAGAGACAACCACAGAAATAGAGGATAGTGAACTTGACACCCAGTATTTACAGAATACCTTCAGACGTTCAAAACGCCAGACATTTGCTCTGGGTTCCAGTCCAAGACGGGAATGTATGAAACCCTGTGTTATCTCTCAGGCTTTATGTCAGCCGGATCTAGATAATGCCACAGATTATGGGggccaggaaaaagaaaaactgggaaaaagagAATCCAACAAGCCCGTGCAAGCAAAGTCTGCAGTCATGAGCTTAGCTGCAGTTTGTCAGACAGAGGAGAGGAAGCCAAGTGATTGTGCCAGTGTCTCCAGGCTTTGTCACATAGAACCATTGTATGGTGGCAATGACTGTGAATTCATTGCTGGAAACAACCAGGAAATTTCACAAGTTCCTAATCAAAAGCAATCAGTTTCTCTAACAGGATCATCTGCtagtaaaattatatatacaaaaaatctCTTGGAGGAAAGGCTTGATGAACAGGCCACATCCCCTGAAACAGCTATGGGAAATGAAAGCTTAGCCCAAAGTAGCTTAAGTCCAGTTAGCCCAAATAACAGCAGAGACAATATTTCTAAAGTAGCTGACTTAAACAGATTTATTGGCATAGGCTCTAGTGGAGAAGGCAGTCAAGTAGAAaaacataaaaccaaaaaatCTGAATTAAATACACTACCTAAATTAAAGCTTGTGCAACCTCAAGTCTGTCAACAAAGCTTTCCTCAGGATAACTTTAGCAAAGAGcctgaaagagaagagaaagaagataatgtAAAATTAGCTCAGGCTATTAGTGCAGATTCATCTCCATGTTTTGAACAAACTAAAGAGAATACACATTTTACTCAGGTTTGGTCTGAGACTCCTGACTTGTTggacagtgatggtgaaattAAAGAAAACACTAGCTTTGCTGAAAGTGATATCAAAGAACAATCTGCTGTTTTTGGCAAAAATGGTAAAAGTTCTCAAGtaagaaaatctagaaaaaacCTCAGCCCTTTAGTACATAGAAATCCCAGTTTGAGTTGGAAGTCCCGAAGACAAGCCCGGAAACTAGAGTCCTCAGAAGAAGAAGcctccagtgaggagggagagcttcCAAGTTTTCAAGACTTAATATTTGGTAAAGCAGCAAGTACACCTTCTCAGcctaccaaaaataaaaacactgccAAAGAGCTTTCAGCGAATGAGGCAGAAGAGAATCTAGCCTTCCTAAACAGAGATAGTATGAGTGCTAGCAATCTTCAGATACCATCTGGGGAGGCATCCCTAGATCATGATTCAAGCCAAGAATCTGAATGTTCTGGTAGCTTATTTTCTTCACACTCTAATTCATTAGAAGACTTAGCTGGGAAAGCAAATGACAAGGATTCTGCTTTGGTGTTTGGAACAAGTCATCCCAGAACCCAAGAAGTCCAGAGTGGGAGTGAAATGCCCAAGGTTTTCCAAgataaggaagaaagggaaactgaCCTAGATGAAGACCATCACCCTAAGGACCAGAgcatggattcaaatttaggtaTTGGCCACAAGCTTTTGTTTGCTGAAGTCTCGTTTATATTATTGAGctaagtgtttgttttttaatgcctTTGGGTAGGCATGTTTAAATAGAAGTGGAAAATTGCATCTCAACTTTAAACTTTCAGCCCTGTTTTCTCCTGAGGTGGTTTTCCTTCAGAAAGAAATTTTGAATGAATGACTGGAGTTAGATGATAGATCGCTGTTTGAATGAGACATAATACAATTTCTTGAgataatgatttatttttctaaaagaatattttttaggTGCCTACCTTAGATTCTAAAAAGAAgtgttcctgtgtgtgtgtgtgtgtgtgtgcgcgcgtgtgtgcgtgcatgtgttgCGTGCATGTACATAAATTAATTATGTCAATGAGAAGAAATATCTGTTTGATGATGGTAACTATAtaccttttaaattttagttttaaatgtAATTCTAACTTATTTCACTGTACAAGGTTAAAAATCCATAAGGTCAATCATCCAAAACTTTTGggaatcttaaaggaaaaagcATTGTACTTTACTATAttgctctctcattttacaatttgcatctttttttttttttttttttttttttttccaaaaaatcgTTGAAGGTGAATCTGGGTCTGGGTATGACAGTGAAACAAGCCATCCTGGAGACATTTCACAGCTCTCGTTTCAGAGTGATATTTTAACCACTCAGGTATGAAAACCAATATGCGTATCTAtgttgtatttgtgtgtgtgtgtgtgtgtgtgtgtgtgtgtgtgtgtgtgcacttggCCTCAGCAGTCATCTACATGATCTTTGCCCCACATTTCATACTTACATATTGTTCATCCTTTCTTAAGCAACCTAAAGACTACCACAATGATTAACTTCCTTTTTGCCAGCTGATTCAGTTTTCAGTCCAGGAACAAAGAAAGTAggcttttttaaataatttctcctATGTATAAAATCCTTCAGTCCATCTACCTTAATGTCTCATTGTATCATATGTCTACCTTCCAAGATCTAGTCTTACTCAGGACTCAGAGGGTTGGCCACCAGGTGATTGGGTTTTTTTACCCACAATGGGTAGTTCATGtaggccatctttttttttttttttttttttttccttaaacccttaccttctgtcttagaattaatactacatATCAGTTCCTAGGTAGAAatgggtaagagctaggcaattggggttaagtaacttgcacagaGTTATAAattagaatgtgtctgaggccagatttaaacccagggctctagattctaggcttggcactctgtccacaaatataaaatgtttccaCATAAATAGAATTCCAGATATAGTGTAGAGACATCAGAGTCTGGACCAGATTTCAGTAGAGTCTCTTTATCCTACCAGATGCCTTTGGCATTAGAATTGAGTTCCCAATCTACGTCATTTCTCATCCTCTGTCTTCTTTcgattttttaagcccttactttccatcttagaatcaatactgtattggttctaaggcagaaaagcaataagggctaggcaatggaagttatgtgacttgcccagggtcacagctaaaaGCATCTGAGACCACATTTTAGGCCATCTTTTAAAGTCATGATTCTTGACCTGagatccatgaacttgtttttttttaagaatattttgataactgtatttcaatataatttgtttcctttataatcctatgtatttcattttatgtttttaaaaaatctgaaaagggCTCCCTtgccttcaccagactgccaaaggggcccCTGGcacataaaaaaaagattaagaacttctgTTCTAAAGTATGGAAAAGTTTTAATTAGCAGGAGTTTTGACcatatcttttgttttccctgATAAAACCTGCCAGGCCCATAGCAGACACTTTGTCCATTCATTCCTTAAACATTAAGTCTTATTGTCCTTTGTGGTGGATTGTGTGGGATTTTATCACAAATTgatttaacaagcatttgttaagcatctaatGTGTGCAAGGTACTCTGCTGGATGATCAGGATAccaagaaatgataaagaagttGTTCAGgtaatagaaacaaaagaaagaacgTTATCCCAACCTTTAAGGCGTTTACTCCTACTGggacaaatataaaatgttcccACATAAATAGAATTCCAGATAAAGTGTGGAGACATCAAAGAATAGAATCCCAGACCATGTTCCAAGGAAATATAAGGACAAAGAGAACCCTTTGAGCTGGaggatcagggaaggtttcatcCAGGAGGTGGTGCTTATGCCCACTcctggagaaagaggagaaaggtgCACCCTCCCCAAGGAAGGAGGCCCAGCCTGGGGAATCATTTAAAGGCCTTAATCTTGCCCTTGTTCAGACACTTCTGTGCAGAGGTGGTGATCAGCTCATGATACCAAACTGTGGTTTTCTTCTGGTTTGTAAACCCCTTACCCCTTTTTAAAACCTTCACTGTTCCTTTCAGGGcctatatttttcttgtttcataGGCAATggcagttttattttgttttgtttcaaatcCCAGTGGGTCAATCCTGGAAATATTTGGCATAGATAGTATTGAAGAATCTTTTATCAATTAAAAGAATCTGTTGGGGTGGATTTCCCTAGACTGTGTGGTAGAATAGCCCACTGGAGaataaaaattagagctaatctttttttataaagtttgcaaagcactttatgtacctgaattcatttgatcctgacagcAATCCTGTGAGGATAGATATGATAGGATTATTacccttttaaaaataaggaaactgagactcagggattATATGACTTCTTCACAATCACACTGCTAGGCACTAAGGAGGTGGTGGGAGACtttcctgacaccaagcccaGCTATCTTTTCCCTATTCTAACTCACAAAGAAAATGCCTTGGTGCAATAAATTTCATCATAGGTGAGATCTAATTCactaagtgaattgcctagggcCTTCGTTTCCCCATCCCTAAAAGAAGGACCATTTCTCCTGCCCCCTGCATCCTTTTAAGATTTTTCCCCCTCTGTTACTTACCACCCTAAGGTTTCAAGCAAGTAAGAAGCAAAAACCAATGGGgacttgttcttttcctttcaaaattctTTGCAGTAAACCAGGAAGAGTAACAGCTTTCCTTGCTGTTTTTCAACCCTAGAATTCTTTCCTTGAAAAGCCTATTTAGCTACTGTAGCAGGTAATAACGTACTATATTATTGAGCCATTTAATGAGTCTCTTCCAGATCCAGAAGTAAATAAAGCCTCAGGGTTAATGTGGAACATTGAGATTCAAGGTATACTCATGATTCTTAAAATTTACTGTGGAATTTGTTCATTATCTTGACCCTGGAGAAGTGACTCTCCTTCTctatgttttttgtgtttttttaaacccttattttccatcttagaatcaatactatgtattggttccaaggtaaaagagtggtaagggctagacattgggggttaagtgacttaacagctaggaagtaactgaggccagatttgaacataggacctcccgtctaggcctggctctcaatccactgagctacccagctgtcccccattcTCCTTCTCTATGTTGTGGTGTTACACCCAACCCTTGTAGGGAGGGGATTATAGAACCGAATGTCTTACTTCCTAATtgcatgacactgggcaagtcacttaactccagttgcctagcccttaactctcttctgccttagaactgataacttagtatcaattctaagacagaaggtatgggtttttttttttgtatagttgttttttttttaacccttgtacttcagtgtattgtctcataggtggaagagtggtaagggtgggcaatgggggtcaagtgacttgcccagggtcacacagctgggaagtggctgaggccgggtttgaacctaggacctccttgtctctaggcctgactctcactccactgagctacccagctgcccccggtatgagttttttaaaaaaaattaatgtctgATATCAAACTGAAACATAGGATAAAAACCTATTAGGCCATTTTTTCTCACGATAGTGGGAACCATGGCCAGCTCAATGAAGTCACTGGTACTCCACGGGATAGAATGTTGGCCTGGCTTTTATCAGGATAACTTCCCAAACCCTCACTCAGTTGTGAGGACTGAGAGAGAGACCTTGCCaccctcaatttattttctttttttagatttttaattgTTACCTGTTCTTTCATTACCTTTCATcactttcaaaaatatattcatctttcttccccttcccagcaAGTCATTCCTTgttacaaagaatttaaaaaaaaaaaaaaaaagcagttcagcaaaattaaccaaaCACCAACCACATCTGACAGTATACGTTATGTTCCCTATCAATGATCCTCTaatcctgttttttaaaaagtctcttcaTTTTCTGTAGAAAGGAAGTTTCCCAAAGCCTAGGGCCTAGTGGACTATAGAGTGGGTTTGTATAGCTTCAGCCTATTTTGTACCTGAGCTCTAAGATCAGGTACAAAGCATTCTCTCCATTTATGCAGTATTGCCATGGTGACTAGACAAATGAAGAGACCTGTAGggcctttcctttctctcttattcATGATTCCTTCTAGATgtgggaagtttggaagaggattCTTTCACtatctcagaataacattttgtttctttttttctggaattttctgGAATTGGGAATTCGAGGGGTCTAATTTCTGATCCTGTCACCCTTGGTACTTGCATATTGTTTGTGACCTTGAATGAGTATCCTCACCCCATTATTTGCTCCAGGTTCCACTGCTGAAGATTATATTCCTGGCTTCAGACATATTTTAAATATCCATCAAAAGGAttttggattattttatttttatttgggggcttgtttgattttttttacaaaatgttaTAGTAAACATTTGCCCCAAAGTATTAATGTCAGAGATTACAAGTGCACACAATGTATTTTAGCACAAGAGAGTATAGGAGATTAAATTGAATTATAAAGAAGACAACTGATCAAAACCCTTATTAAGCCCCCTACTATGTGTGGAAGTCTAGGGTAGATGCTGGGGATGATGCAGAATTTAAATGTTGTGGTCCTTGCCTTTAATAGTGCTTTATAgctgtgtaaagggaaccccctCCTCCTGGGGTCATCCAACCTGCGTCCCTGCACTGCGTGACTGGGCGTCACATAAACGCTCCAAACATGTCGCAGGTGAAGAGTCCTAGGAACAGGACCTGGAACAAAAGGTTATGGGTCCAAgccaaaagaaaggataaaagatgAGTGCCAGGGGTTGCTCACTATTCCCTTGGATAGCAGCAGTGGAGGACCATGGCTGAAAGAGGTAGTCATGTGGAGAGACACGTGGTCAGAATTAGATTAGAAATAGGCTTTAATCTCTATCAATCTGCTTTCTTTATTCAAGTTATATTAACAAACTATGGAAACGAAGAACCAGAAGTTTTTCATTTAACTTTAACATAGCTTAATGGGGGCCATTTGTAGTTATAAATAACCATAGGACAACTTAATTCATAAATTGGAAGTAGAAAAATTGGCATTTCCAACATGGAAATAATGCAAATAAAGTCACTGAAGCAGGAACCTACAGGACATGTATGGGGACAGCATAATTTAGTTTGATTGAACTATACTTCCAAATATCCCCAGATCAGGGTGGCtcaatagcacagtggatagatatcaggcctgaagtcaggaagacctgggtttgaatctcacttcagacatttcctacctgtgtgactctgagcaagtcacttgaccttgattgtctagcccttgctattcttctgtcttagaactgatactgagacagaagataagcatttttgttgttgttttgttttttaagccatTGGAAGGTTCTGAGCAGAGAAATACTATGGCCAGATGCATTCATATGGAGGATGTCTGGCAACAGTGGAAATTAATGGC
The window above is part of the Gracilinanus agilis isolate LMUSP501 chromosome 4, AgileGrace, whole genome shotgun sequence genome. Proteins encoded here:
- the BRCA1 gene encoding breast cancer type 1 susceptibility protein: MLKLLSKKKGPSQCPLCKNNITKRSLRESTRFNQLVEGLLKTIRAFELDTGFQFSDTQDFSKWEKRTPEPLKKEAATIQSVGYRNRSKRFRASESENSTLESSLGVQLFDLGIRKGSLKKQKKCIKNNAVYIKLGSDSSEDSVKNAICNSVEDKELCQTSPQGTRLKVRLKPREKVEYELSEKAIKSLPQHQSDTENVIKENATEGHSEASRGVSSSDLNMEPWDTDMHASSLLPEITSVLPNTDSMNIEKAELCDKSKRPGLARSQIRQIESKEKCSAGKTPDAEEPHELNAHHLYERQELEEQPECPKYPRRNPQNCLSGTKLKSSIQKVNDWLSRSNDILASDYSSVKIHEQNAETASVLEDGHPDITDGNSSISGKTDLVADSTDGAWLHMSERSCPKQAESNNIEDKIFGKTYHRKSVHTNLNYVTENLVVGAVASDSLIPSEPVKKTRLKRKRKTISGLQPEDFIKKTHTEFIHKSSEKKIHAVDQILEQEQNGQVMNTVNGHPEQKALVDGHVEEVKDALASELLSVEKESTFRTGTDSTAGSTNYGGLKLNGRDAKMTKKDKLRKKPSARIVCELELVVDKNPSSSNETELQIDSYPSSEEIRKENNSEQKQIRRSRRLQLLSEEIAMATNKAYEPDEQAEKSCVNEVFPDLKMGNTPVCATTVSLTTDSDQMLASCSVTEEGNEKSLEAIQSSRDQEDLAVSGGEGSQGQRAKGNLEILEVPDTDWDTQDSTSLFTANTPQNSKAGPSPHRSQCEVMETPKELLDGCSSENTGSTTEDLRSLIRQGVKNASETTTEIEDSELDTQYLQNTFRRSKRQTFALGSSPRRECMKPCVISQALCQPDLDNATDYGGQEKEKLGKRESNKPVQAKSAVMSLAAVCQTEERKPSDCASVSRLCHIEPLYGGNDCEFIAGNNQEISQVPNQKQSVSLTGSSASKIIYTKNLLEERLDEQATSPETAMGNESLAQSSLSPVSPNNSRDNISKVADLNRFIGIGSSGEGSQVEKHKTKKSELNTLPKLKLVQPQVCQQSFPQDNFSKEPEREEKEDNVKLAQAISADSSPCFEQTKENTHFTQVWSETPDLLDSDGEIKENTSFAESDIKEQSAVFGKNGKSSQVRKSRKNLSPLVHRNPSLSWKSRRQARKLESSEEEASSEEGELPSFQDLIFGKAASTPSQPTKNKNTAKELSANEAEENLAFLNRDSMSASNLQIPSGEASLDHDSSQESECSGSLFSSHSNSLEDLAGKANDKDSALVFGTSHPRTQEVQSGSEMPKVFQDKEERETDLDEDHHPKDQSMDSNLGESGSGYDSETSHPGDISQLSFQSDILTTQQRDTMQDNLKKLQQEMAVLEAVLEQHGSQVASNSDSQDPGPCPSMDQPDLKQTNSERGAEENVDHHKSQNMQIFSADKSQAFPGDSRSKNEEARVGGSSLSKSQMPNRGWNPLGRSRIPREGDSPSKESGRVAAGKEEHKRQPKEQGVRKQNLETNSEPESGIKVNPKNIKSNPRQNKEPALRDILNLPTSTSALRSCQLQTIEATNTTAPDAPTCNVRGQLKEDSASERVKKGGTGHRKITLVSSGLTPKEHMLVQKFARKTHSIVSHQITEGTTHVIMKTDAEFVCERTLKYFLGIAGGKWVVSFLWVVQSFKEGKMLPEYDFEVRGDVINGRNHRGPERARESQGMKIFKGLEICCYGPFTDMSTDQLEWMVKLCGASVVKKPSSLRFRVGSFPVVVVQPDAWEDDSSFQEIGLICEAPVVTREWVLDSVACYQRQELDTYLISQTSPSLC